The following proteins come from a genomic window of Polaribacter dokdonensis:
- the def gene encoding peptide deformylase, which produces MILPIVAYGDPVLRKMGVEIDKDYPNLKELIANMKETMYNASGVGLAAPQIGKAIRLFVIDASPFAEDDDLDDEERATLKEFNRVYINPKILDEEGEEWTFNEGCLSIPDVREDVTRKPKVTLEYQDEDFNTHTEVLDGLAARVFQHEYDHIEGVLFTDKVSSLKKRLIKRKLENISKGKIRADYRMRFPNLKKKK; this is translated from the coding sequence ATGATTTTACCAATTGTTGCTTATGGAGATCCTGTTTTAAGAAAAATGGGTGTAGAAATAGATAAAGACTATCCTAATTTAAAGGAGCTTATTGCTAACATGAAAGAAACCATGTACAATGCTTCTGGAGTTGGTTTAGCTGCTCCTCAAATTGGTAAAGCCATTCGTCTTTTTGTTATTGATGCATCTCCTTTTGCAGAAGATGATGATTTAGATGATGAAGAAAGAGCAACATTAAAAGAGTTTAATAGAGTTTACATCAACCCAAAAATTCTTGACGAAGAAGGTGAAGAATGGACGTTTAACGAAGGTTGTTTAAGCATACCAGATGTCAGAGAAGATGTTACTCGTAAACCAAAAGTTACTTTAGAATACCAAGATGAAGATTTTAATACACATACTGAGGTTTTAGATGGTTTAGCAGCTAGAGTTTTTCAACATGAGTATGATCATATAGAAGGGGTTTTGTTTACAGATAAAGTATCATCACTCAAAAAAAGATTGATAAAAAGAAAATTAGAAAATATATCTAAAGGAAAAATTAGAGCAGATTACAGAATGCGTTTTCCGAACTTAAAGAAGAAAAAATAA
- a CDS encoding DUF5606 family protein has translation MEFSKIISVAGKPGLFQVISQSKNAIIVQGINDTKRVAINATQNVSLLENIAIYTYEEDLPLLEVFKAMSEKTNGEKAISHKESGNKLTSFFAEVLPNYDDERVYTSNIKKVIQWFNILIDAGMDFSTVTEENTAEETE, from the coding sequence ATGGAATTTAGTAAAATTATTTCAGTAGCTGGTAAACCTGGCTTATTTCAAGTAATATCTCAATCTAAAAATGCAATTATCGTTCAAGGGATAAACGATACTAAAAGAGTTGCAATTAATGCTACTCAAAATGTTAGTTTATTAGAAAATATTGCCATTTATACTTACGAAGAAGATTTACCTTTATTAGAAGTTTTTAAAGCAATGTCTGAAAAAACAAATGGTGAAAAAGCAATTTCTCACAAAGAAAGTGGTAACAAATTAACAAGCTTTTTTGCAGAAGTTTTACCAAATTACGATGATGAAAGAGTTTATACTTCTAACATTAAAAAAGTAATTCAGTGGTTTAACATCTTAATAGATGCAGGTATGGACTTCTCTACTGTAACTGAAGAAAACACTGCAGAAGAAACTGAATAA
- a CDS encoding nuclear transport factor 2 family protein: MKLNRITILLAVILISSLTTSCIVSNSKENTFVEKKANQEDYDKVESAILDYVEALYLVDSTRIIKSVDPKLRKVGYYYNPSKKAYIDNLEMTHEQLVRLAARWNSDFDQADENSPKEIEIFDVNSKTASAKLTAMWGIDLFHLAKVDNQWKIVNVIWQSQPEIEE, encoded by the coding sequence ATGAAATTAAACAGAATTACAATACTACTAGCAGTAATTTTAATATCCTCTTTAACCACTTCTTGTATTGTTAGCAATAGCAAAGAAAATACATTCGTAGAGAAAAAAGCTAATCAGGAAGATTATGACAAAGTTGAATCAGCTATTTTAGATTATGTAGAGGCTTTATATCTGGTAGATTCTACACGAATTATAAAAAGTGTAGATCCTAAATTAAGAAAGGTTGGTTACTATTATAATCCTAGCAAGAAAGCCTATATAGACAATTTAGAGATGACACACGAACAATTGGTTAGATTGGCTGCAAGATGGAATTCAGATTTTGATCAAGCTGATGAAAATTCACCTAAAGAAATTGAGATTTTTGATGTGAACTCTAAAACTGCATCAGCAAAATTGACTGCAATGTGGGGTATAGACTTGTTTCATTTAGCCAAAGTTGATAATCAATGGAAAATTGTAAATGTGATTTGGCAAAGTCAACCAGAAATAGAAGAATAA
- a CDS encoding lycopene cyclase family protein encodes MKNFDVIIVGAGTAGLMLARELGKAQKKTLVLDRKKHLLDFSFNTLASFINLEDFNLSDNVVAQKINKVTFYSNKVKSSLKADLYTLDKKKVHEELLEAINNEFVTFQLNTNIKSITADDNQNFTTVVDQSKTEYTAKVFVDASGTNGVLSKKVGLIPKKTQLATGVEYNVKYKGNLKEIFLLIGEMYQGGYGWIFPLQNDRAIIGFGTFDENIVKDLKNRLHQILEIPMIKNLVEKDNDKVEGGSIPITPVLEKFVVQNLVCVGDSVSQVNPIVGEGYKFIFESAIMASKAIIKTLESENLNDLKEYELLWKNRFSENYKRSKRSQERFFKYSQNNFVMDFIVFLSKLIPSKRSVRSLSGEYGLEEK; translated from the coding sequence ATGAAAAATTTCGACGTAATTATTGTTGGTGCAGGTACTGCAGGCCTAATGTTGGCTAGAGAGTTGGGTAAAGCTCAAAAGAAGACGCTTGTTTTAGATAGAAAAAAACACCTATTAGATTTCTCTTTCAATACCCTTGCTAGCTTTATCAACTTAGAAGATTTTAATTTATCTGATAATGTTGTGGCTCAGAAAATCAATAAAGTCACCTTTTATTCTAATAAGGTGAAAAGCTCTTTAAAAGCAGATTTATATACGTTGGATAAGAAAAAAGTTCATGAAGAATTACTTGAAGCTATCAATAATGAATTTGTAACATTTCAACTAAATACCAATATAAAGTCAATTACAGCTGATGATAATCAAAACTTTACTACAGTTGTTGATCAAAGTAAAACTGAATATACAGCAAAAGTATTTGTGGATGCTTCAGGTACGAATGGAGTATTGAGTAAAAAAGTTGGTTTAATTCCTAAAAAGACGCAATTAGCAACAGGAGTGGAGTATAATGTAAAATATAAAGGTAATCTCAAAGAAATCTTTTTGCTGATTGGTGAAATGTATCAAGGAGGTTATGGCTGGATTTTTCCTTTGCAAAATGATAGAGCTATTATTGGTTTTGGAACTTTTGATGAGAACATTGTAAAAGATTTAAAAAACAGATTGCATCAAATATTAGAAATACCAATGATTAAGAATTTGGTAGAAAAAGATAATGATAAAGTAGAAGGAGGAAGTATACCAATAACTCCTGTATTAGAAAAATTTGTAGTGCAGAATTTAGTTTGTGTTGGTGATAGTGTGTCTCAAGTTAACCCAATAGTTGGTGAAGGCTATAAGTTTATTTTCGAATCTGCAATCATGGCTAGTAAAGCCATTATAAAAACTTTAGAATCAGAAAATTTAAATGATTTAAAAGAATACGAATTATTATGGAAAAATAGATTCTCTGAAAATTACAAACGCTCAAAAAGATCTCAAGAACGCTTTTTTAAATATTCTCAAAACAACTTTGTGATGGATTTTATAGTTTTTCTATCTAAACTAATTCCTAGTAAAAGGTCTGTAAGATCTCTTTCTGGCGAGTATGGTTTAGAGGAAAAATAA
- the mazG gene encoding nucleoside triphosphate pyrophosphohydrolase gives MNSRKEQLAAFNRLLDIMNDLREKCPWDKKQTLESLRHLTIEETYELADAILDNDLPEIKKELGDVLLHIVFYAKIGSEKKAFDIADVANSISDKLIDRHPHIYGDVIVENEEDVKRNWEQLKLKEGKNSVLEGVPKSLPAVVKANRIQDKVAGVGFDWERPEQVWEKVQEELTELNEEIKAGNKENIEKEFGDVLFSMINYARFINVNPENALEKTNKKFINRFQYLEEAAKKEGKNLSDMSLTEMDVYWEASKKHFS, from the coding sequence ATGAATTCTAGAAAAGAACAACTTGCTGCATTTAATCGTCTATTAGATATTATGAATGATTTGCGTGAGAAATGTCCTTGGGATAAAAAACAAACTTTAGAAAGCCTAAGACACTTAACTATAGAAGAAACCTATGAATTGGCAGATGCCATTCTTGATAATGATTTACCAGAAATCAAAAAAGAATTGGGAGATGTTTTATTGCATATTGTTTTCTACGCAAAAATAGGAAGTGAAAAAAAGGCTTTTGATATAGCTGATGTTGCCAACAGTATTTCTGATAAATTGATAGACAGACATCCTCATATTTATGGTGATGTAATCGTTGAAAATGAAGAAGATGTAAAACGCAATTGGGAACAGCTAAAACTTAAAGAAGGTAAAAATTCTGTTTTAGAAGGTGTTCCTAAAAGTTTACCTGCAGTTGTTAAAGCCAATCGTATTCAAGATAAGGTTGCAGGTGTTGGTTTTGATTGGGAAAGACCAGAGCAAGTTTGGGAGAAAGTGCAAGAAGAGCTTACTGAACTGAATGAAGAAATTAAGGCAGGCAATAAAGAAAACATAGAAAAAGAATTTGGAGATGTTTTATTTTCTATGATTAACTATGCACGTTTTATAAACGTAAATCCAGAAAATGCTTTAGAGAAAACGAATAAAAAGTTTATAAATCGTTTTCAATACCTAGAAGAAGCTGCTAAAAAAGAAGGCAAAAATCTATCTGACATGTCTTTAACTGAAATGGATGTTTACTGGGAAGCTTCAAAGAAACACTTTTCTTAG
- the ruvX gene encoding Holliday junction resolvase RuvX yields MGRILALDFGKVRTGIAVTDELQIIASGLKTVATNELLTFLKTYLQKENVELILLGKPKQMDNTDSESEVLIQPFLERLEKNFPKIPIKRVDERFTSKMAFQTMIDSGLKKKQRRNKALVDEISATIILQSYLYNQ; encoded by the coding sequence TTGGGAAGAATTTTAGCCTTAGATTTTGGAAAAGTAAGAACAGGAATTGCAGTTACTGATGAATTACAGATTATTGCTTCTGGTTTAAAAACAGTTGCTACAAACGAATTGTTAACTTTTCTTAAAACCTATTTACAAAAAGAGAATGTAGAACTTATTCTTTTAGGTAAACCAAAACAAATGGACAATACTGATAGTGAAAGTGAGGTGTTAATTCAGCCTTTTTTAGAGAGGTTAGAAAAGAACTTTCCAAAAATTCCTATTAAAAGAGTTGATGAACGTTTTACATCAAAAATGGCTTTTCAAACTATGATTGATAGTGGTTTAAAAAAGAAACAAAGAAGAAATAAAGCTTTGGTAGACGAAATAAGCGCTACAATTATCTTACAATCTTATTTGTATAATCAATAA